The proteins below come from a single Bactrocera dorsalis isolate Fly_Bdor chromosome 5, ASM2337382v1, whole genome shotgun sequence genomic window:
- the LOC105233683 gene encoding uncharacterized protein LOC105233683 → MDNRAIEQKNLTDSLGVLNLDGLRVFGEMSNSSIASSKPINERLNKERLRALETLEKANKTMKSDVNKIIQQSFAKKDFRDPDPVTTSSNSSSKFNRTEYVPYHRPDSINISDLVMDESINLDFKSTVSTSNNTKVSFEPSEITGRSTHYKDRKSQKNPKNSMASTSSRLSVGDILATSFAPKARNLGEVLGERTSFSSTTLGSLSNSRSLLRTADLSLNTSEATFSNKTAAVGGQFSFNVTNESTVNTEEFQPAENMHSKLLMDEIAWAQEFATIPTSDLNKSSKDKMIDVKDFDLQSNPNSSLFSRDPNFSVGRFFNQRSEDLQNIVKSLSPERMRPPIALVDETQSSLSLTTPLGTTKASQSTNDVDRTPQIDNKTYSIAPKTNQSTAAGLGKTIRDEHESKDSGNGTNENESYLLSLSHIKKAFIKNSDNDIPSTNLIDLLKKPKRPKSPQNLGQTELEHGSKQLETKTKEAQEVRVAHKKYTGNSTVRSSIEQYTKSLNTLEELLSENKENLDPQRMRGSESQADTISFTESLLDASDLKVLQQSINQPRSPLSPLNIPTVRLSPDQTDVKVRSSKILDDNSKMIANESVISKTSPSNSRTASNKNNKPILTPNGKSPSAVSPTLALKQKPLSSTRLDEQKSDCDFIAISPNLSKSMTSSKAISAERTLLANGSPYNGLNSGLPSPPRSYMSSQPSSPIAENHNENYRGVCENCSPQLRVKPQTTTTGRIRRTTSSPSISERSTKSIVPMRTTSAQSLRNGSSNGGVVRSVSRCSSSSEFSHRDGNAIPLKVTAVELSWGSTRLRNAAHKTMQIKNTASKKLTLRIDVHGPGYQLINMPGNNSLTLQSQECRTIAVSFCPTVIGAAIGKLSFYAPQNTSIAHNSASTASMSSFLDIPLYGYGGHCSVVAQEVNIAPVGMAFLQMGYLHELSQPIQRTIRVYNKGPLLGFALASIDSVGLRLPRLCTAFEIQPSAMLIPPGSSAMLRVVFRPQREDVKKITRQTKSVLTLANLRLISGDEANRQRMRQLVARMSADERANLSSSKSLEALWEKLPGEKDIEELQLFKESPTLTFDLLTNMRIHEVALTINDDYLDETIKSTSSFYFPDEDETVLFRTVCSPSPSNNADGSGPVLDRVDELTEDEVEQAANSNDSSARGESCCWSVLPSSLNFHLRGEKHMISSSIFICNSFKSRQYFEVSTNRKNLLQLKPTDGYVEPDGGHLEVEVKLRVDKLNDDNRAEPIYITVSMEDEHITVPVKLSDEARPQ, encoded by the exons ATGGATAATCGTGCCAttgagcaaaaaaatttaactgattCGCTTGGTGTTTTAAACTTGGATGGTTTAAGAG TTTTTGGTGAGATGTCTAATTCTTCAATAGCAAGCAGTAAGCCTATCAATGAGCGTTTGAAT AAAGAGCGACTGAGAGCGTTAGAAACATTGGAAAAAGCTAATAAGACAATGAAATCGGATGTGAATAAAATTATACAACAAAGTTTTGCTAAAAAGGATTTTAGAGATCCAGATCCCGTAACAACATCGTCAAACAGCTcttcaa aGTTTAATCGAACCGAATATGTACCCTATCATAGACCTGATTCTATTAATATTTCGGATTTGGTAATGGACGAGAgtataaatttagattttaaaaGTACTGTTTCGACAAGTAACAATACAAAAGTTTCTTTTGAACCTTCCGAAATAACTGGACGATCTACACACTATAAGGACCGTAAATCGcaaaaaaatccgaaaaataGTATGGCATCCACATCTAGTCGTCTATCCGTCGGTGACATCCTTGCTACTTCGTTTGCGCCTAAAGCACGAAATCTCGGTGAGGTATTGGGAGAACGTACATCTTTTTCAAGTACAACTTTAGGTAGCCTAAGTAATTCGAGAAGTTTACTTCGGACAGCAGACTTGTCTCTGAATACTTCAGAAGCTACTTTTAGTAATAAAACTGCCGCTGTCGGAggacaattttcatttaatgtcaCAAATGAATCCACAGTCAACACAGAAGAATTTCAACCAGCTGAGAATATGCATTCCAAACTGCTGATGGATGAAATAGCTTGGGCACAAGAATTCGCCACAATACCTACATCTGACTTAAATAAAAGTAGCAAAGATAAGATGATAGATGTAAAAGATTTTGATTTGCAATCAAACCCAAATAG TTCCCTATTTTCTCGAGATCCAAATTTTTCAGTGGGTCGATTTTTTAATCAACGTTCAGAAGatttgcaaaatattgtaaagTCATTAAGTCCAGAGCGCATGCGGCCACCAATAGCATTAGTAGATGAAACTCAAAGCTCACTTAGTTTAACTACTCCTTTAGGTACAACAAAAGCATCTCAATCTACAAACGACGTAGATCGCACCCCACAAATTGATAACAAAACTTATAGCATAGCTCCTAAAACAAATCAGAGTACGGCAGCCGGTTTGGGTAAGACTATTCGAGATGAACATGAGAGTAAAGACTCTGGAAATGGCACAAATGAAAACGAATCCTATTTGCTTTCTCTATCTCACATTAAAAAGGCGTTTA taaaaaattcgGATAATGACATCCCATCCACTAATCTTATCGATTTACTGAAGAAACCAAAGCGTCCTAAATCGCCACAAAATCTTGGACAAACGGAACTTGAACACGGTAGTAAGCAATTGGAAACTAAGACAAAGGAGGCGCAAGAGGTTAGAGTagcgcataaaaaatatacgGGAAATTCGACTGTAAGAAGTTCCATTGAACAATACACAAAGAGCCTTAATACACTGGAGGAATTGTTATCGGAGAACAAGGAGAATTTGGATCCACAAAGAATGCGTGGATCTGAATCACAAGCTGACACTATAAGCTTTACAGAATCGCTGCTGGATGCCAGCGATTTAAAGGTATTGCAGCAAAGCATAAATCAGCCACGTTCCCCGCTCAGTCCATTGAATATACCAACGGTTAGACTATCACCAGATCAAACAGATGTAAAAGTAAGATCTTCTAAAATATTGGACGACAATTCTAAAATGATAGCTAATGAATCAGTGATATCGAAGACTTCTCCTTCTAATAGCCGGACGGCTAGTAATAAGAATAACAAACCAATTCTCACACCAAATGGAAAATCTCCGTCCGCGGTAAGTCCAACATTGGCGTTAAAACAGAAGCCACTTAGCTCTACAAGGTTGGATGAACAAAAAAGCGATTGTGATTTCATAGCTATTTCTCCGAATCTCTCCAAATCTATGACGTCTTCTAAGGCTATTTCCGCTGAACGTACGTTATTAGCCAACGGAAGCCCCTATAACGGCTTGAACTCTGGCTTGCCATCTCCTCCGCGCAGCTATATGTCGTCACAACCATCGTCGCCTATTGCAGAGAATCATAATGAGAATTATCGGGGTGTTTGTGAGAATTGTTCACCTCAACTGCGAGTGAAACCCCAAACTACCACCACAGGTAGAATCCGCCGTACCACGTCATCCCCGTCTATCAGTGAGCGCAGCACTAAAAGTATTGTACCGATGCGTACTACCAGTGCGCAATCTTTACGAAATGGTAGTAGCAATGGAGGCGTTGTGCGCAGTGTCTCCCGATGCTCCAGTAGCAGCGAATTCAGCCACCGTGATGGCAATGCTATACCATTGAAGGTAACCGCGGTGGAATTGTCTTGGGGAAGTACACGTCTGAGAAACGCCGCCCATAAGACAATGCAAATAAAGAATACAGCTAGCAAGAAACTCACGTTACGTATCGATGTGCATGGTCCAGGTTATCAGCTGATCAATATGCCAGGAAATAATTCATTAACACTGCAGTCGCAGGAGTGTCGAACTATTGCGGTGAGCTTTTGTCCAACGGTCATTGGTGCTGCCATCGGCAAACTCTCATTTTATGCCCCACAAAACACTTCCATTGCCCATAATAGTGCCTCCACAGCCAGCATGTCttcatttttggatattccCCTCTATGGCTATGGCGGTCACTGCAGTGTTGTGGCCCAAGAAGTAAACATTGCTCCTGTAGGTATGGCCTTTCTACAAATGGGCTATCTGCATGAGCTCTCGCAGCCAATACAGCGCACAATACGTGTCTACAATAAAGGTCCACTTCTGGGTTTCGCATTGGCTTCAATTGATTCAGTTGGACTACGTTTACCACGCCTATGTACGGCTTTCGAAATACAACCCTCTGCTATGCTCATACCGCCTGGTTCGTCAGCAATGTTGCGTGTTGTGTTTCGACCACAGCGCGAGGATGTGAAGAAAATTACCCGTCAAACCAAGTCGGTGCTGACACTAGCCAATTTGCGTTTAATATCCGGCGATGAGGCGAATAGACAACGCATGCGCCAATTAGTTGCGCGAATGTCGGCCGACGAACGCGCCAACCTAAGTTCATCTAAATCCCTGGAAGCATTGTGGGAAAAGCTACCTGGCGAGAAAGATATTGAAGAGCTGCAGTTGTTCAAAGAATCGCCGACTTTAACGTTTGATCTGCTGACAAACATGCGCATACACGAAGTGGCACTTACCATTAACGACGATTATTTGGACGAGACTATAAAGTCGAcctcttcattttattttcccGATGAGGATGAAACAGTTTTGTTTCGTACCGTGTGCAGTCCATCGCCCAGCAACAATGCAGACGGATCGGGTCCTGTTTTAGATCGTGTCGATGAACTAACTGAGGATGAGGTGGAGCAAGCAGCCAACAGTAATGATTCATCGGCACGCGGCGAATCTTGTTGCTGGTCAGTTTTGCCGAGTTCACTAAACTTTCATTTGCGCGGTGAAAAGCATATGATAAGCTCTTCGATTTTCATTTGCAACTCTTTTAAATCACGACAATACTTTGAAGTGAGCACCAATCGGAAAAATTTATTACAGTTAAAGCCTACAGATGGTTATGTGGAACCAGATGGTGGACATTTGGAGGTGGAAGTGAAATTGCGGGTTGACAAATTGAATGACGACAATAGAGCAGAACCCATTTATATAACg GTTTCTATGGAAGATGAGCATATAACAGTGCCAGTGAAGTTGAGCGATGAGGCGCGCCCGCAGTAG
- the LOC105233685 gene encoding probable RNA helicase armi, translated as MDAEKQKRLLAEKLEEEQRHLDTEIEKEENEKIKKGENFNMQNVLRSINAPQNGTLSSNDADKCFQRLGVITSLKSNHGTIDHAIFFEIEAAGGLASELKVGCHVKYLAYQQVHSDHIKVVQINEVSELFWDESMPTTEKIEQQIAELRNEKPTFFNTHQRNILGLIMERKPSAIVVDTEHKLMNINLDTIEIDFIPQAGDRVYICCNVQSDEHFVNRQGEILQEVSVHPARLLKQEKCEVRRLNTDWGVLNNDCYFTLDVVPNACKLDVGDIVLADLIECERDPYIWRCVKLSLLERKSPQVTTPSKAGTTSNGEIPSDMNSRKESNHAITVSDDARCIFSSTFQTKRIEMVIKNNIERNMRVLSIDFLGRRRDSQVKLVDPEHDNTAFEIPGHSSRALVFEVESKFYGESREFFVIKFEKFRVKRSISVVVCETEVEAEAALAQPNHSTINGLNGGVQNLRQRSRYYANQVWSNKGEVIPGVGLATKRRFLSLRIAYYEVPERLRNAYLTSTSRQEMIDSVENMFPCLKEELNIKNYTIRFQTLVFLEEIEYFVNFRNYDRERAHFTRDGEFLSLTIENLSERRPSLVIGDTVRAINPWSNDNDKRSYDGVIHKVLFNRILLKFNEGFQSKYNGEDFRLEFYYSRFSFRKQHFAVNRIIKHLGEPFLFPSRVHTREEPQLQIELNSDDNLMLQDKHYPWFNQMLNPIQKRAIRNILRGEAKNMPYVIFGPPGTGKTMTLVETMLQLIKLIPSSRLLIGTPSNGSADLIATRLIESKQLQPGDFVRLVSQNQIEKELVPEHLMPYCATVDMAADGTCDDSMIVTESGMKLRCQMKYLGRHRMTISTCTTLGNFLQMGFPTGHFTHVLIDESGQCTEPEVIVPLCLVSQTRGQVILAGDPHQLPAIVINRFATDRGLSISLLERILGRTPYLRDVMRFPDTSGFDPRLVTKLLYNYRSLPSILNVYSELFYDSELRPMVNEKSSREAEMLKKLDVLLPLSEKRPKSHGIFFYGTRSENKQESDSPSWFNPLEARNVFLMAIKLYRQGIQPENIGIITPYLKQVKHLRTLFIEADIAMPKIGSVEEFQGQERDIILISTVRSSHKFINSDLRHSLGFVQSAKRMNVAISRARYLMFIFGNPHLLYLDHCWRSCIKYCVDNEAYLGCDLPDDFDSRPELKKDETILDQDVSK; from the exons caatattttttgaaatcgaaGCGGCTGGAGGATTGGCAAGCGAACTTAAGGTCGGCTGTCACGTAAAATATTTGGCATATCAACAAGTTCATAGTGACCATATAAAAGTGGTGCAAATCAATGAAGTTTCCGAACTGTTTTGGGACGAATCAATGCCAACCACTGAGAAG ATTGAGCAGCAAATAGCTGAATTACGCAATGAAAAGCCGACGTTCTTCAATACACATCAAAGAAATATTCTTGGACTTATAATGGAGCGTAAACCAAGTGCTATTGTCGTGGACACCGAACACAAACTGATGAACATTAATTTAGACACAATAGAAATAGATTTTATACCACAAGCTGGTGATCGTGTATACATCTGTTGCAACGTACAAAGTGATGAGCATTTCGTGAATCGACAAGGTGAAATACTGCAAGAGGTAAGTGTACATCCCGCTCGTCtactaaaacaagaaaaatgcgAAGTTCGACGTTTAAATACCGACTGGGGTGTACTAAATAATGATTGCTATTTCACCTTGGATGTTGTGCCTAATGCTTGTAAGCTAGACGTCGGCGATATAGTTTTGGCAGATCTGATCGAATGTGAACGC GATCCATACATCTGGCGTTGTGTTAAATTATCCCTATTGGAACGTAAATCACCACAAGTAACTACACCCTCCAAAGCAGGAACTACATCTAACGGTGAAATACCTTCAGACATGAACTCACGTAAAGAAAGTAATCATGCAATCACTGTTTCTGACGATGCACGTTGCATTTTTTCCTCAACCTTTCAGACCAAACGTATAGAAATGGTCATTAAGAATAATATAGAACGAAATATGCGTGTACTTTCCATTGATTTTTTGGGACGCCGACGAGATTCACAAGTGAAACTTGTAGATCCCGAACACGATAATACCGCGTTTGAGATCCCAGGTCACAGTAGTCGCGCATTAGTTTTCGAAGTAGAATCGAAATTTTATGGAGAATCGcgtgaattttttgttattaaatttgaaaaatttcgcgTGAAGCGTTCCATTTCAGTAGTAGTTTGTGAGACCGAAGTTGAAGCGGAGGCCGCACTGGCTCAACCTAATCATAGCACAATAAACGGACTGAACGGTGGTGTGCAAAATCTACGGCAGCGCTCTCGCTATTACGCCAATCAAGTGTGGTCGAACAAAGGCGAAGTCATACCAGGTGTAGGCTTGGCAACAAAGCGCCGTTTTCTATCACTTAGAATCGCCTATTATGAGGTGCCCGAACGGTTGCGTAATGCTTATTTGACATCGACGAGCCGTCAAGAAATGATAGACAGCGTGGAAAACATGTTTCCTTGTTTGAAAGAAGAGCTGAACATAAAGAACTATACAATACGATTCCAAACATTAGTATTTCTGGAAGAAatcgaatattttgtaaattttcgaaattatgaTAGAGAGAGAGCCCATTTCACACGCGACGGGGAATTTTTATCGCTTACTATAGAAAATCTATCTGAACGTCGACCGTCACTAGTTATCGGTGACACGGTACGCGCTATAAATCCGTGGAGTAATGATAACGATAAGCGTAGCTATGATGGCGTAATTCATAAAGTTCTCTTCAATCgtatattgttaaaatttaacGAAGGATTTCAGTCCAAATATAACGGTGAAGATTTTCgtttagaattttattattcCCGATTTTCTTTTCGCAAGCAACACTTTGCAGTCAATCGTATAATAAAACATTTGGGGGAGCCATTTCTGTTTCCTTCACGTGTACACACGCGTGAGGAGCCACAACTTCAAATCGAATTAAACAGTGACGATAATCTTATGCTACAAGATAAACACTATCCATGGTTTAATCAGATGTTGAATCCAATACAAAAGCGTGCCATACGCAATATTTTGAGAGGTGAAGCTAAGAATATGCCTTATGTAATATTTGGACCACCAGGCACAGGCAAAACCATGACACTTGTCGAAACCATGTTACAGCTAATTAAGCTTATACCCAGTTCACGTTTACTTATTGGCACTCCCTCCAATGGATCAGCAGATTTGATAGCAACACGTCTAATAGAAAGTAAACAACTACAACCGGGAGATTTTGTCCGCTTAGTATCGCAGaatcaaattgaaaaagaaCTAGTGCCGGAACATCTTATGCCTTATTGTGCTACCGTAGATATGGCTGCCGATGGCACTTGTGACGATTCG ATGATTGTGACTGAATCAGGCATGAAATTACGTTGTCAAATGAAATATCTCGGCCGTCATCGGATGACGATCAGCACTTGCACTACACTTGGTAATTTTCTGCAAATGGGTTTCCCAACTGGACATTTTACACATGTGCTCATCGATGAGTCTGGTCAGTGCACTGAACCTGAAGTGATTGTGCCCTTGTGTTTAGTTTCACAAACGCGCGGTCAAGTTATATTAGCCGGTGATCCACATCAGCTACCAGCTATAGTGATTAATCGGTTTGCAACGGATCGTGGCTTATCAATATCCCTACTTGAACGGATATTAGGTCGTACGCCCTATCTACGCGACGTGATGCGTTTCCCCGACACCTCCGGATTCGATCCACGCTTGGTCACCAAATTACTGTATAATTACCGTTCTTTACCCTCCATACTCAACGTATATAGCGAGTTGTTCTATGATTCCGAACTTCGACCAATGGTCAATGAAAAAAGTTCTCGTGAAGCTGAAATGTTAAAGAAACTTGATGTGCTTTTACCTCTCTCGGAGAAGCGACCTAAGTCACACGGAATCTTTTTTTATGGCACTCGCAGTGAAAATAAACAGGAATCCGATTCACCATCGTGGTTTAATCCACTGGAAGCGAGAAAT gtgtTTTTGATGGCCATCAAATTATATCGTCAAGGCATTCAACCAGAAAATATAGGCATAATAACACCTTATTTGAAGCAAGTGAAGCATTTACGCACCCTTTTTATCGAAGCTGACATTGCTATGCCGAAAATCGGTTCCGTAGAAGAATTCCAGGGCCAG GAACGTGACATCATCCTTATATCTACAGTGCGCTCCTCACACAAATTTATCAACAGCGATCTGCGTCACTCTCTCGGTTTCGTACAAAGCGCCAAACGCATGAATGTAGCAATTTCGCGTGCACGCTACCTGATGTTCATATTTGGCAACCCACATTTGCTTTATTTAGATCATTGTTGGCGTTCCTGTATCAAATATTGCGTGGACAATGAGGCATATTTAGGTTGTGATCTGCCCGACGACTTTGATAGTAGACCCGAACTTAAGAAGGATGAGACGATATTGGATCAGGATGTTTCCAAGTAA